One Mastomys coucha isolate ucsf_1 unplaced genomic scaffold, UCSF_Mcou_1 pScaffold7, whole genome shotgun sequence genomic window, ggctcacacctttaactcagcactctggagatagaggcaggaagatttctgagttcaagaccagcctggtctacagagagagttccaagacagccaaggctgcacagagaaaccctgtctgaatataataatgtaatgaatacatatatattatgtgtattacTAGACGTgttgcttcctctgcctctacttcccaagtgctgggattacgagGGTGTGTCACCAGGCCCAGGGGCAAActgaataattttaaagatattgaGTCCTCCACCTCCACGCTCCCCCTTGTCTTTGTGTCCGCAGCCAAACTCCACAGAAGGCCCATTTCAGAGACAAAGCTCGGGGTCAGTACCTGTGTGTGTTCTCACGTGGGCCTTCAGATGGGAACTTTTAAAGTAAGTCTTGCCACATCCTGGGTGGTTACAGATGTGACTTCTTACTCTGGACGAATCAATCTGGGGAGTGGCCCTGGCCGCTGAAGGAGAGAATCCAGGTGCAGGGGCAATGGGAGACAGTCTGGTGCCATTGGGGCTCACCACTGGAGGCTTTGGGCTCTGCACAACGGGCTGGGGTACCACAAACATGACGGTGCCCTTGGGCACCTGAGTGCCCATGAACAACACAGGTGAGCAGACAGCTGGTGGCTGGCTGGGAGGAGTGCTGGGGACAACTGTGGTGACAAGAGGGTTGTTTGCAGGAAGGGGAACCATCTGGCAGATGACAGGCAGGGGTGGCACTCCCCCGGTGGATACTGTAGGTGAGGACACCAGTACTGGCTTCTGCACTGGGGACGTAGGAGCTGGCTGAGACCTACAAATGACTGTCTCTGAGGAAGGCACAGCAAAGTCATACGGGGCAGCGCCTGCCTTCTCATCACCATTTGACACTGGGCTGGGCTCAGGCTTGGATCTGTTTGGCGACACAGCAGCACAGGGTATGTTCTTTCGAGTAGCCTCGACATTTACGTGGGTTCTTTTCCGGAAAGAACTGTCCTGATAGTTGAGGATGCTTGCTGCTTTCACAGGGCAGGACTGGTGGTTACACAGTTGGGCATCAGCTGTGTGACGGATGACACTGGTGGCTTGAGCCTTAGGGAGGGGAGGAGCAGCTAatggactcttttcctcctccttgaaAGAAGCAGCACCCAGAGGCTTGGCAGCATCAGAGAATGATTTGAAGTGACCAGTAGATGGCGCTGGTGCCGTCAGATTTGACCCCTGGGAGGGTTCGAAGTCAGAGGGGCTGTAAGGTGGAGTGAGACACTACAAATACAAACACAggcaaggaaagaaattagaggtCCATTATGTAAACACTAgaaaatgctgtcatttctaCCCACTGAAAATACTCACGAATGCTGGGACTGTGTGAAGGTCAGGTGTCCCTGGAAGCAAGCTATCATCCTCAGAGGTATCAGACACTGGCGTGACAGGCCTGTTTTCAAGGTATTTCTTGAAATGAGACTTCCAGTCGCAGCTCATGGACATGAGCGCTTCCACGGCTTCAAAGTCACTCTGCTCAGCTTTGTTCCAGGGATGCGCTCCCTCTTTGGGCTTTTCAGAAATTAGTTCCATTTTTCCCtcctacaaaaaacaaaaggtaaagcTGATCAGTTATCTAGTAATCCAAAAAAACGGCAGGGATGTACAATGTTGGTTTTTAAGTTTAAAGTTAAAGGCCACCTTATTGACAGTAAGGGAATTAAGACCAATGTCTTAAAATGTAATTTGACTTAGTAAACTACTTCCAAGTTAAAGTGGTATCTAGTTATCTAAAGTCTGAAATTGGTAACTTTACCACATGGTGAAGATTAAGTAAAATAAgtggacacacacaaatacagccaggcatggtgggataCATGTATAATCTCAGGAATGTGGAGGTCAAGCAGTTCGAACTTGTATCTCAAAATTCAAAACACACAAAGCAACCAAAGagggaaaattattttattttggtcaaGTCTCAATCTCTTCAGATCTGTGAATTTTATCAGATTTATTCAATGAAATGCTCTTCTGTACCATAAGGAACCAGACAGGCCTAAAACGTAATGTTCTTGGGATttgcaaaaccaaacaaccccaaGTACAAGTtgggtgtttgtttttcaagacagggtttctctgaatagccctggctgttctggaactcactctgtagaccaggctggcctcgaactcagaaatctacttgcctctgcctcccaagtgctgggattaaaggcgtatgccaccactgcctggccaaattggttttaatttaattaaaacgCGGCTTGATAACGGATCATGCTCTCTGTGCAACACCTTCAACCTAATGTCTCACATTAAAAGTTCTTTGACCTGTATTTCAAAAGAATCACCAACCATCTCTACTTTCCTCTTAAAAATAACTTCCAAATACTTCTGATCAAAGTAGAGGTTGCAAAAATTATGAAAAGCCTCCTAAACtgggagggggaaccaggaataTAAGGCTCAAGGCCAACTTtgactatatagcaagttcagagccactcaaaaagacaaaaagacaaagcaaaaacctGACACATCAATAAAATGGCAAAGTCAATcttaaagcttttgttttttaatgcataTCTTCCTGTTGAGTGTGGGAAAACAAGACGCGGTTCTTGAACTACCACTAACAATGTCATTGCATAATCGTTCGCGCCTTTATGTAAGCTGCAATGGATGAAGACTGTAAGCGTAAAAAGCCTATAGTCACCAACTCGAAGAAAGAGgggtgaaaaaaaagaaaaaaaaggcaggcagggGTGAAGAATGTGCACcgggaggggaagctgggaggggAGCGCAGAGCTGGTGCGAGGCAGGAAAGGGAAGCCGGGTGGAGGCGGGGGCGGGGTGCAGGAGGCCGGCGGGGGAGATCCTCGCTGGCGGGGACCGACGGATGGGGCCGCCCTAACCTCAATGAGGCTGGCGGGTGAGTCACCGGGAACGCTGCCCGCCGCGCGCACGTCCCCGCGCCCCGCCCCTGCCATTGGCCAGCCGGCCTGCGGCCCGCGCCCGGATTGGCCGGGCGGCGCAGGGTGGGGGCGCGAGGAGGAGGGGGCGAGGCATGTGAACAAAGCGTGATCAGCGGCTGCTCCGGGCGGCGCAGGAAACGTGAACTGGGAATTGCCGCGCCGTCACCTTTCCCCTACTTCCTGAGCACcggcccccgcccccgcccggcCGGGGAGGGGCCGCGGGCGCCGCCGCCAACCGCTCGCCAGTGCGCGCCGGGCGGCGCGAGGGCTGGGCGGCGCCGGCTCCGGAGGCGCCCGCCCCTTCCACCTCCCCCGAGCCGCGGTTCCCTTAGGAACCGACAGCAGGGCCGGGCCTCGTTCCCGCCCCTGGCGGAGGCCGAGGCTGGGTCACTCGGGGACGAGGAGCTCCCCGGGCGCACCCGCTCGCCGCCCATCCCTGGCCTCCGCCTCGGCTGCGGGAGGTGGAGCCGGGTCCCCGCGGAAGCCCGGACCGCCGCCCTCCTCCTGCTCGCCGCCCCCGGGGAGCGGCCGGAGCCTGGGGCGCTCCGCCCACTCGGCCCGCGGGACCTCAGCCCACCCGCATCTCCCCCAGGCGCGTCGTCCCTGGCGGCTGCTTCCGGCAACCCGAGCCCCCGCAAGCCCGCGTCTCTGCAGGCTCCCAGACGTGCGGCGCCCACCGCGCGGGCTCCAGGCGCGCGGCCCCACGGTTCCCGCCTCGACACACGGCCCCCGCGTCTCGCGGTCCCGACTCCCCCGCCCAGCTGTCGGGCTCCAAGGCAGCATCCTGCCCTCTGCCAAGAGTAGTCTCTAGGCAGCCACCTGCCTCCGCCTGGGATGGGAGTCCCCTCCCGACGTCTGCGGGGGTGTCGcggctccccccacccctgcgGCGGCCGGAGAGCCCGCGTGCTGTCCATACCCCGCGCGAAGCCtgccatcccctcccccagccccggGCTAGCCCAGCCGCGCGGTCTCCACCTGGCAGGGGTTCCCCCTCCCCCGACGAGCAGGCGCCCGCCTCTCGGGTAGACAGACCGTAAGTAGTCCTGGCCACCCCGGGTCGCCTTGCTTCCCGGTGCGGACGGGGGGCATCTCCCGCCAGAGCCAGGTGCAGGACGCCCCTCTCCATCTCAACCGCGCTTCTAGGGGAGGCAGCCCCTCCAGCTCCCTCACTCGcttcttggggtctccaagaGTTCCCCTTGTCTCCTGAATACCCTGGGACAGGATCGCTCTCCCCTGGTCCAGGTCCCAGGCTGCTTCTTCCGACCCTTTCTCTGTACATGCCCCCGATGATGTTATTCCAGCCCACAGGGAGGAAAACCCTTCCTTGCAAGACCCCGCTGCAGCCTGGGTTCTCAGGCGTGGCTTATTTAGGGGCTCACGCTTCGCGCTCCGGCTGGCTCCCCGGCACTGAGAGGCGGCAGAAAAGGACCAGCATCCCCAGGTAACTTACCGGAGCTTGCTGGAGAGAAGCGCCGAAGTTAAGCATGGTTGGCTGCCCGGCCGCAGGTCGCGAGCTGCCTGGTTGCTGGCTGCCTAAACCACAGACGGGAGCGCTGAGACACTAGACGTCGACGCCACCGCGCTCCGCGCTGTCTGCCCCCCTCCCCGTGCAGGTAGCCGCTCTGCCTGCCCCGCGCCGCGGGCGGGGTAGAGGGCGGGGCCTGGCGCCGGCCAATCAGCGGCAAAGGTGTGTGAGGCCTCAGCCAATGAGCTGGCGGGGCCACGCGTGATCAGCGGCTGCCCGGCTGCAAGAAGCCCTGTCAGTGGAGCGTGTACACAACCCGAGGCACCGTGTTCCCTCGGTCCAGCCCCGGGGAACTCCAGGGACCACCTGACTCCGTGACACCCTGCCCATCCCTCGTCTTCAGTCCCCCGCCCATGCCCGGGGGGCGGCGCCGCCGGCGGCGGCGGGGCAGAGCTGAGAGGCGCGGTGGCGGCGAGCAGGCTTTGCAGAGAGCCGGCCCCacgtggggggtggggagggaagccCGCTCCGCCCCGTCCCCTTCGCGCCCGCCGCAGCGTCTGAGCCCGCCGGGGGAGTGGGCGGGACCCCGAGCAGGAGCCGGAGGCTGCAAGCGAGGCTCGGAGCCTCTGGAAGCGCGGTTCTCGTGGGTCTTCCGTGAAAGCAAGAGATGGGTGAACCACAGAGCGGCATTGCTGAGCATTTGCCGGGTTTTGTCACTACAAGCCGGGAGGACCGGGGAGAACCAGGGCGAGGTGGTGGCGGCGGGAGCCCTGTCACTGAACAGACACCTGCTCGCACTCACCGCCCACGCCCAGGCGGCAGGCGCTGGCTCGTCCTCCCATCTGCAGCACAGGCGTTGGCAGCAGGGCCCGCCTCTGCGCGTCCCTCCCGTCCTTGTGGGCGGTTGGTGTGGGGACTAAGGGAAGCCGGTACCAAAGGCTAGTGGCGTGGCCAGGAGCCCTAGACTCGACGCTCGGTGGCAGAATCGAGTTTGAGTTTGGTGTAGTTGAAGTTTAAAATACAATGCTCGAGCTGTTTCCAAGGTGGACCCCGCTTCCCCCAGTCTCCGCCGACGCCCTGCCAAGAAACCGCttgtggggatggggtgagggaagCAGGCTTGTAAGGTGGGATTCCTGACCGGGTCAAACACCGagttcctgtctctgccccctccaCCACTCCAGGGATTGGGGGCAAGCTGAGCTTCTTAGGGAAGCCAGCCTCCTGTGTGCAGCAGCTGGGGCTGTAGCCTCCTAGTCAGAGAGCTCTTGGCTCCTCGTTGGCGCCCTATTGCCCCGCCCCCTTGCCCGTTTGTGCGGGTTCACAGCAGCTGTTGGAGCCGGAGGCAGTGATAACGGGGCTTAAAGCAATCCAGAGATTTTATCTTTTCCCTTGGACAGGCGGATCATGAGACAAAAGTCACTGCCCTCCTGTGGGCTTTTTTCAGCCTGCCGGGCTAAAAGGGCTAAAGCAAGTGCCCTTTCCCAGTCACGACAGAATAGGTAAAGGAGGGACTTTGTTTTAGAGGCCGCCAGCCCTACCAGCATCTATCTGATGGTTCCTTCTGGTATACCTAAAGCCAGCCTGCAACAAACGTAATGATAATAACGTGGGCCAGAGAGGCCctgagtgggggtgggagtgtggggggggggaatgaCTGAATGGCCTCCTGTCACTGCCTGCTCTGAATCCGCTGGAGGAGCGCCAACTCAGCAACCCAggcagctcttcctgcctctctccacccGGTGCCCCTGCTTCTGTCTGCAAGAGTGTCCCTCCCTGCAGGCTTCCTTCCGCTTGGGCTGGCCCATCCTGTTGATCTGAGTCTGAAGGGTTGGAGCAGCTGGCCTGGGCACCTGCTGCAGCGCAGGAAGCTCTTGTGTGTGCCCAGCggcaggcctgcctgcctgccttcctgtcaGGGAGCCGCCTCCGGGAGAGGTCACAGCCAGACCCACCAAGCCTGAACCCTGTGTCTTGGAGAATGTGGGGCCTGCTGGCGTGGTGCCCGCACACCCACCCTGCGGGCTGGGTTGCAGGGAGCATTCGGGACTTGGACTGATCACAACacgaaggagaagagaaaggggtagGAGAAGCTGGTAGAGGTGGCCTGGAGATTCAGAGAAAGCCTTCCCTAGACATTTCAGACCCGCCCCTTTCTATGCGGTCTTAAGGGGTGCTCATTACCAGTCCAGCCACAGTTGCCTCCCTCAAAAATTTAAGTGGGATCTAGTTACTCCCTAGGTCTAGACAGCTTTGTCTCAGAAACACCTATGTACTGTTTATTTTTCAAGGTtgttctgtctgcctgtcttcaccccacccccttcctatTTTGTCttaggagacagggtctcactatgcagccctggctgtttgacacttcctgtgtagccctggctgcctggacaaccctcctgccacagcctcccaagtattgggatcaTGGGCACTAACTAGGCAGGCACTTGGCTTAGTGTTTCACCTCTAGCTTGCATGAAGCTATttctgtctgtaatcccaggacatCCACCCACATCACAGCTTGTTTTCCAGAGCCCAGATGCCATGCTTAAAATTAAGATCACAACAATCCCTACTTAAATAAATGACCTTTGCCTATTGTTATCAGGAGATAAAAGACCACCCCTTTTATGAACTAGAGGTCTCCAGCTACTCACACAACCTTTCCAGCCTTCTAGTAAGTTCTTCCCTTGCCCAGAGCCATCATACAGTGCATAGGTCTCCATGCCACACCTCCATTCAGTAGGTACTGTCATTCAGGCCTCCGTTCACtgattcattcaacaaatgttaCTGAGCATCTGTGTATTCTAGGCCGGCCAGTAGATTGGTCTTGAGCTCTTGAATCTCCTGCCCCTACCtgccaaatactgggattacaagggcgtgccaccacaccctgctttaAGGTTTAatgtttaatcacagcacttgggaggctaagacagaTTGTCATAaatgagaccagcctgggctacacagtgagtttcaggtgGAGACTGACTACTGGGGAATTTACAGGCTATGGAACGACATAAGACTTGGTGCAAAGAGAGGCCAGACTGTCTTGAaagaaatgcaatttttttttttctggtttcagtGCTTCCTTGCCATGTTGGTGAAGCCTTCCTTGAAAAGGAATTCCAGGCTGAATTATTTTGCTGCCTCTCCTCCAAAGCACCTTATGTTGTAAGTAAAGCATGGTTTGGATCTTACTGCCAAAAACTTTTATAGTATTGAGTCCTGCCCACACCCTCACTCAGAACTAAACTCCCATAAGACGGTGGCCATTTCATAACGTCCCTGGAACTCTcagcaagcctcctgcctcagcccctgaaGGGCTCCAATCACTGACATGAGCTGCTGTACCCAGTTCCATAGTTACCTTTCTTACTTTAGCATTTGTTCTTTAATCGGTACTTGATATGTTTTTTTTccaatgaattaaataaaatactagatTGTTTCTGAAGACCCCATGGGATTGCAGACAATGTGGGCTAATATGTGAGTGGAGGTATGAGTCCTTTCCAAACCCTTCTCTTAGATTGTATTGGTACAGGTCCTTCATAGATGTCGTCACCTTGGGCATGAATAAGAGAGACTTTCTACAGCTGTAGGAAGTGGTACCTCAGATGCTGACCCTTGTTGCTAATGGTGTTGGTTTCCCTTCAGTCAGAATAATGAAGACAGAAATCCTCCATTCAGATACTGATCTTAGAACACATTGCACCTACCAGCGAGCTTCTCTTTGCTCTGTACAGTCACCAAGTCTCCGTTTGTCCCTTTATGGCTGTACCACATGCCAGGCATTAATGAACACTGGAGCACCATCATAAAAACAGTTCCTGTGTTAAAGGAATGTCTAGGATAGTGGGAGAAGCTAGTGATGGTAGCTATTGCTACATTCAGGAAGATGCTAAGAGAACTGGCGCACAGACGGTTTTGGGGGTGCTTAGAACAGTGTCAGAAAAGGCTTCCCTGGGTTAATTCTCAAAGCCTGTGGAGTGGGGAATACCAGCCACTCAGTGTACGCTTTAAAGATCTGAATCacacacttgagaggcaggaggacGACATGTATGTCATTGAAGGGATGTAGGAGAATGTTGGTTCCAGGGTCAGCAAGGGTAAGTGATAACGGGGATGGCCACATAGGCTACTCATTCTAGCCCAGTGTGGAGAATGGACCTGAGGAGTAGGAGCTAACACCAGTGCTGAGGCAAAGGTGACAAAAATGAAGCCTAAAGAAAGGAAGTAGAAGCAGCTCGGAGCGGCTGCGGTAGAGATGTAACTCTCTTACTAGGTATGGGGTGAGGAAAGGTACTCACTAGACTTAACGAGAGAGACATCGTTACCCGAAGAAGGGACCACAGAAAAGTCATGGGTCGTGGAGGACAGAAAGCCATGGTCAAATtggctttaattaaaaaaaaaaagacttgtcattttttaaaattatgtgtatgggagggggcagtggccacaagagggcattggatcccctggagctggagttagggaCAGTTGTTTGTCACCTGTCACTGGCGCTAGGAAATGAACTCAAATTCTCTGCAAAAACCACACCTGTGTGCGTCCTTGACCTCCAAGCTCTCTCTGTAGTGACTTGGTTTAAGGCATGCAGGGCTCAGGGTCTATATGGCAGGCACATGGGAGCAGAGATGTCTAGAGGTGGTCTTCTCTCAGATCCAGACTTTAGGAGATGATAACCTGTGGGCTGGAGAGGAAAATAGCAAAGTCCTCAGAGTGTAGCAGCATCTGAAATTAAGCCA contains:
- the Klf10 gene encoding Krueppel-like factor 10 isoform X1 gives rise to the protein MLNFGASLQQAPEGKMELISEKPKEGAHPWNKAEQSDFEAVEALMSMSCDWKSHFKKYLENRPVTPVSDTSEDDSLLPGTPDLHTVPAFCLTPPYSPSDFEPSQGSNLTAPAPSTGHFKSFSDAAKPLGAASFKEEEKSPLAAPPLPKAQATSVIRHTADAQLCNHQSCPVKAASILNYQDSSFRKRTHVNVEATRKNIPCAAVSPNRSKPEPSPVSNGDEKAGAAPYDFAVPSSETVICRSQPAPTSPVQKPVLVSSPTVSTGGVPPLPVICQMVPLPANNPLVTTVVPSTPPSQPPAVCSPVLFMGTQVPKGTVMFVVPQPVVQSPKPPVVSPNGTRLSPIAPAPGFSPSAARATPQIDSSRVRSHICNHPGCGKTYFKSSHLKAHVRTHTGEKPFSCSWKGCERRFARSDELSRHRRTHTGEKKFACPMCDRRFMRSDHLTKHARRHLSAKKLPNWQMEVSKLNDITLPPTPASAQ
- the Klf10 gene encoding Krueppel-like factor 10 isoform X2; the encoded protein is MLNFGASLQQAPEGKMELISEKPKEGAHPWNKAEQSDFEAVEALMSMSCDWKSHFKKYLENRPVTPVSDTSEDDSLLPGTPDLHTVPAFCLTPPYSPSDFEPSQGSNLTAPAPSTGHFKSFSDAAKPLGAASFKEEEKSPLAAPPLPKAQATSVIRHTADAQLCNHQSCPVKAASILNYQDSSFRKRTHVNVEATRKNIPCAAVSPNRSKPEPSPVSNGDEKAGAAPYDFAVPSSETVICRSQPAPTSPVQKPVLVSSPTVSTGGVPPLPVICQMVPLPANNPLVTTVVPSTPPSQPPAVCSPVLFMGTQVPKGTVMFVVPQPVVQSPKPPVVSPNGTRLSPIAPAPGFSPSAARATPQIDSSRVRSHICNHPGCGKTYFKSSHLKAHVRTHTGEKPFSCSWKGCERRFARSDELSRHRRTHTGVSEPCPQHLAERLTHSRGSITLPN